From Haloplanus rubicundus, one genomic window encodes:
- a CDS encoding vWA domain-containing protein gives MDTTYADIEDGKRHDIAVEFITREAIDCDGEHVHRLLVADQSGRQFTVLATPDSEALQSLKIGATHCISGLLGAVPVSSGDDIGPECPDCGGRLRPGQVVDAAGAAVTQAASQLSLDEPFGIIDARATVRRVREDRSLVDDWMPMDDDRSVTPPDYVCESCGHHVDAYELRETAEADQMLENQVMESASPAPASADMASPETVGLAAGGAKDVANFRENVANGYTPQPEAISDEGLFYDYHFETGTRTESEALFAPRYAAAVSDHPISGETERYLSVGLNSTLSVDEFERPRLDLVAVLDVSGSMDSSFDAYYYDEHGRKREAEDDAATKLEAATQSLCALTEQLHAEDRLGVVLYNHRAHVAKPLRDVGTTDMPAIRRHIREIAAGGSTNLADGFEAAVDMLVDGTPSPDVERRVVFMTDMMPNTGTTGDSELTQLFADAAAEGVHTTFIGMGLDANAELADTLSGIRGANHYFVHSTAEFERRLGEEFDYMVTPLVYDLNLDLDADGYEIEAVHGSPSADAATDRLMHVGTLFPSAKQDGEARGGVVLVRLEQTSQDADLDLVASWTERDGGEYTERVTVDVSNESGTYAHEGVRKAVALARYARELRTWAADLHDRADAATGVDDWLLPDQRGQHERESVPLVVPDRYTERFDQLRSYLADEMAAVDDESMQQEVELLETLCQQAPATPREVSD, from the coding sequence ATGGATACGACGTACGCGGACATAGAGGATGGGAAGCGTCACGATATCGCAGTCGAATTCATCACCCGGGAAGCCATCGACTGCGACGGAGAACACGTCCACCGCTTGCTGGTCGCCGATCAATCGGGGCGGCAGTTCACGGTACTTGCCACACCTGACAGCGAGGCACTCCAGAGCCTGAAAATCGGGGCAACCCACTGCATCTCGGGGCTGCTGGGCGCGGTTCCCGTCTCCTCAGGAGACGACATCGGTCCAGAGTGCCCTGATTGCGGAGGACGGCTTCGACCAGGACAGGTCGTCGATGCAGCTGGAGCAGCCGTCACGCAAGCCGCGTCACAGCTCTCTCTCGACGAACCGTTCGGAATAATCGATGCCAGAGCGACTGTTCGTCGCGTTCGGGAGGACCGCTCGCTCGTCGACGACTGGATGCCGATGGACGACGACAGGTCGGTCACCCCACCCGACTACGTCTGTGAGTCCTGTGGGCACCACGTCGACGCGTACGAACTTCGGGAGACCGCCGAGGCCGATCAGATGCTCGAAAACCAGGTGATGGAGAGTGCATCACCGGCGCCAGCAAGTGCGGACATGGCGAGCCCGGAGACAGTCGGACTCGCCGCTGGCGGGGCGAAAGACGTGGCCAACTTTCGGGAAAACGTCGCGAACGGGTATACGCCACAGCCGGAGGCGATCAGCGACGAGGGGCTGTTCTACGACTATCACTTCGAGACGGGCACGCGGACCGAGTCCGAGGCCCTGTTCGCACCGCGCTACGCGGCCGCCGTGAGCGACCACCCGATCAGTGGGGAGACCGAGCGCTACCTGTCGGTCGGGCTGAATTCGACGCTCTCGGTCGACGAGTTCGAGCGGCCGCGGCTGGATCTCGTCGCCGTCCTTGATGTCTCTGGGTCGATGGACAGCTCCTTCGACGCGTACTACTACGACGAACACGGGCGCAAGCGCGAGGCCGAGGACGATGCGGCGACGAAACTCGAAGCGGCAACTCAGTCGCTGTGCGCGCTCACCGAGCAGCTCCACGCCGAGGACCGCTTGGGCGTCGTCCTCTACAACCACCGCGCCCACGTCGCGAAGCCGCTCCGTGACGTCGGAACGACTGACATGCCGGCGATCCGTCGCCACATCCGCGAGATCGCTGCTGGCGGCAGTACGAACCTCGCGGACGGATTCGAGGCGGCCGTCGACATGTTGGTCGACGGGACGCCCAGTCCTGACGTCGAGCGCCGTGTCGTCTTTATGACCGACATGATGCCGAACACGGGGACGACGGGGGACAGCGAACTCACGCAGCTGTTCGCGGACGCGGCCGCCGAGGGTGTCCACACGACGTTCATCGGCATGGGGCTGGATGCGAATGCGGAGCTGGCGGACACCCTGTCGGGCATCCGCGGGGCGAATCACTACTTCGTCCACTCGACCGCGGAGTTCGAGCGTCGGCTGGGCGAGGAGTTCGACTACATGGTCACCCCGCTGGTGTACGACCTGAACCTCGATCTCGACGCGGACGGCTACGAGATCGAGGCAGTCCACGGATCGCCGTCCGCGGACGCCGCGACCGACCGCTTGATGCACGTCGGGACGCTGTTCCCCTCCGCAAAGCAGGATGGCGAAGCTCGGGGCGGCGTCGTCCTCGTCCGCCTCGAGCAGACGAGCCAGGATGCCGATCTGGATCTGGTCGCCTCGTGGACGGAACGGGACGGTGGCGAGTACACCGAGCGCGTCACCGTCGACGTTTCCAACGAGTCCGGTACATATGCCCATGAGGGCGTCCGGAAGGCCGTCGCGCTGGCTAGATACGCTCGCGAACTCCGGACGTGGGCGGCTGACCTCCACGATCGCGCTGACGCTGCGACTGGCGTCGACGACTGGTTGCTCCCCGACCAGCGTGGCCAGCACGAGCGCGAGTCCGTACCGCTGGTCGTTCCTGATCGATATACCGAGCGATTCGACCAGCTTCGCAGCTACCTCGCAGATGAGATGGCGGCTGTGGATGATGAGTCGATGCAGCAGGAGGTGGAACTCCTGGAAACACTGTGTCAGCAGGCGCCCGCGACGCCGCGCGAGGTGAGTGACTGA
- a CDS encoding ATP-binding protein: MPIDAGDALVRALHDHNPWWEHGTEAFSLPARQKSDFYHLARPDESGSQFEDQPLLALVGRRGVGKTTLLNQFIHHRIEAGDDPERFLYLPFDADPLYQLQSDEQLRRAVRYYESRVLGRIEADHPHFILIDDVHQIEHPNKPTIDGWGVPVAELLEDVPGRHVVVTASAGIQIERELESVAMPAEDYDVQPILPEKFRDYLFTLYPDLEEEDTRVSPTSLRTGENSLPAALQSGEIESLVAELRQKYEKVADVERRIQSQVVDYLAMGGTISYDLDGAAESAADLTADDYVQLREDVRDALYQEVPGFESIQTIADLERLCALAARNRGTEPFRYQDLVELFDVDRRTIADSYLPALAELYLLTGVTEYDNSRPRSVQLYLRDTGLVTALADGDASTVRNDFDREADLARVAAFDHTMRFAYGINAIQGNDETPAVQYWRGREGEVDFVFEVDGTPVPIGLAYRSREREESLEAVREFKEAYDVPLGFLLAGDTVRGRQPIEDLGDGIVQLPYWLYLLLC; encoded by the coding sequence ATGCCTATCGACGCTGGTGACGCTCTCGTCCGGGCGCTTCACGACCATAATCCGTGGTGGGAACACGGGACAGAAGCATTCTCACTCCCGGCACGGCAAAAGAGCGATTTCTATCATCTCGCCCGTCCCGACGAGTCCGGCAGCCAGTTCGAGGACCAACCGCTTCTCGCCCTCGTTGGACGGCGGGGCGTCGGGAAAACCACGCTCCTCAACCAGTTCATTCACCATCGCATCGAGGCTGGCGACGATCCGGAACGATTCCTCTATCTTCCCTTCGACGCCGACCCGCTCTACCAACTCCAATCGGACGAACAGCTGCGACGCGCAGTTCGGTACTACGAGAGCAGGGTTCTCGGCCGCATCGAAGCAGACCACCCACACTTCATCCTCATCGACGACGTCCACCAGATCGAGCATCCGAACAAGCCGACCATCGACGGGTGGGGCGTCCCCGTCGCAGAATTGCTCGAGGACGTCCCGGGACGACACGTCGTCGTGACTGCTAGCGCCGGCATCCAGATCGAACGGGAACTCGAAAGCGTCGCGATGCCGGCCGAAGACTACGATGTTCAGCCCATTCTCCCCGAGAAGTTCCGGGACTACCTCTTCACGCTATATCCAGATCTTGAGGAAGAAGACACTCGCGTGAGCCCCACCTCGCTGCGAACCGGAGAGAACAGCCTGCCAGCGGCTCTCCAGAGTGGCGAGATCGAGTCACTCGTCGCAGAGCTTCGACAGAAGTACGAGAAGGTTGCAGACGTCGAACGACGCATCCAGTCACAGGTCGTCGACTATCTCGCGATGGGTGGGACCATCAGCTACGACCTTGACGGCGCCGCCGAGTCGGCAGCGGACCTGACGGCAGATGACTACGTGCAGCTGCGCGAGGACGTTCGCGATGCCCTCTACCAGGAGGTCCCCGGCTTCGAATCGATTCAGACGATCGCGGATCTCGAACGCCTCTGCGCGCTCGCCGCCCGGAACCGAGGAACTGAGCCGTTCCGGTATCAGGACCTCGTCGAACTGTTCGACGTCGACCGGCGGACGATCGCCGATAGCTACCTTCCCGCGCTGGCAGAGCTGTACCTGTTAACCGGCGTTACCGAGTACGACAACAGCCGCCCCCGGTCGGTGCAACTCTACCTCCGTGACACAGGGCTAGTGACCGCGCTCGCCGACGGCGACGCCTCAACCGTCCGAAACGATTTTGACCGCGAGGCCGACCTGGCCCGCGTCGCGGCGTTCGACCACACGATGCGGTTCGCCTACGGGATCAACGCCATCCAGGGCAATGACGAGACGCCCGCCGTCCAGTACTGGCGCGGGCGAGAGGGTGAGGTCGACTTCGTCTTCGAGGTGGACGGAACCCCCGTCCCGATCGGCCTAGCGTATCGGTCACGCGAGCGGGAGGAGTCACTCGAAGCCGTTCGAGAATTCAAAGAAGCGTACGATGTGCCACTTGGATTCCTCCTCGCTGGTGATACGGTTCGAGGCAGACAACCTATTGAAGATCTCGGTGATGGAATCGTCCAACTTCCGTACTGGTTGTACTTGCTCCTATGTTAG
- a CDS encoding zinc ribbon domain-containing protein, whose amino-acid sequence MPFARLLNYIGYKAHDTGINVQLIEEYDMSKTCNRCAAEGVRKSQGRVEYPECGLDGTADKTDALNIGKRALGKFLKPLSEAGAVLARPETRFIVQRDDEPANLFVSVDSTPSGGTPRLAVGGYQGEANIGASTTSTEVGRFHHRDLQ is encoded by the coding sequence ATGCCGTTCGCCCGCCTGCTCAACTACATCGGGTACAAGGCCCACGACACGGGCATCAACGTACAGTTGATTGAGGAGTACGACATGTCGAAAACGTGCAACCGCTGTGCCGCTGAAGGTGTCCGAAAGTCGCAGGGGCGGGTCGAGTATCCTGAGTGTGGGCTGGACGGCACTGCGGACAAGACCGATGCGCTGAATATCGGTAAACGAGCCTTGGGCAAGTTCTTGAAACCGCTGTCTGAGGCGGGGGCCGTACTGGCACGGCCCGAAACGCGGTTCATCGTCCAGCGTGACGACGAACCTGCGAACCTCTTCGTGTCCGTGGATTCAACCCCCAGTGGGGGAACTCCACGGCTAGCCGTGGGAGGATATCAGGGAGAAGCTAACATAGGAGCAAGTACAACCAGTACGGAAGTTGGACGATTCCATCACCGAGATCTTCAATAG
- a CDS encoding DUF5797 family protein, translated as MESALWKLEENAIRSHTTEKLRDFTVDSEGDFFVYVLECESEVNLQREIEDYDGQKIEETLEDGENAWINYPATIRPPIGDHHSNFPKWVEQAVEADEVYYVGQTSDPVDRIAAHATASDRSAYASRLFPPVSITHIERVQSRNRAQALEDTIAQFISFGCEIESENYSGYGKVPEEIHSRLKRFANPDGPNLEIANGRNLAAFHSAPDNRWTTALLYKLTEIPDPIAPWDTHKEYDGFPIEKSIVVDWYLKSLEFIAEHATSFQYQEDLLLSQIVEFEEWLEASESYPQRGDPEEEYWNADEGIESIEEGKEYFEQLKEIGQKLVVEPFLIEYRKKTRELHSEPLRFAYSEKTPNIEANSGSDSAPNQSPSTKPTPNQESVSLSGEERKRLKDVIQMSPTSNGELQDHWNLQESADVYYYLEDHFSEWYYRDSDSMIRAADDAEDQI; from the coding sequence ATGGAATCGGCGCTCTGGAAACTAGAGGAGAATGCGATTCGCTCGCACACTACGGAGAAATTACGAGACTTTACAGTAGATTCTGAAGGTGATTTCTTTGTTTATGTCTTAGAATGCGAATCAGAAGTCAATCTACAGCGGGAAATAGAAGACTACGATGGCCAGAAAATTGAGGAAACCCTGGAAGATGGAGAGAATGCATGGATAAATTATCCTGCCACAATCCGCCCTCCAATCGGTGATCACCACTCTAACTTCCCGAAATGGGTCGAACAAGCTGTAGAAGCAGACGAAGTTTACTACGTCGGTCAAACATCGGATCCGGTAGATAGAATTGCTGCGCACGCAACGGCTAGCGACCGCTCGGCTTATGCGAGCCGCTTATTCCCGCCGGTTTCAATCACGCACATAGAACGAGTTCAAAGCAGGAATAGGGCCCAAGCCTTGGAGGATACCATCGCTCAGTTCATCAGCTTCGGCTGTGAAATCGAAAGTGAAAATTACTCCGGTTACGGGAAAGTACCGGAAGAAATCCATAGTAGGCTAAAACGATTCGCTAACCCAGACGGCCCGAATTTGGAGATAGCCAACGGGCGAAATTTGGCTGCATTTCATTCAGCACCAGACAACCGCTGGACTACCGCACTCCTTTACAAGCTTACTGAAATTCCGGATCCGATAGCACCTTGGGACACACACAAAGAATATGATGGCTTCCCGATCGAAAAATCGATCGTAGTGGATTGGTATCTGAAATCTCTGGAATTCATCGCAGAGCATGCTACATCCTTCCAATACCAAGAGGATCTTCTTTTATCTCAAATTGTCGAATTTGAGGAGTGGCTAGAAGCCTCAGAAAGCTATCCACAGCGTGGCGATCCAGAAGAAGAGTATTGGAATGCCGACGAAGGAATTGAATCGATCGAAGAGGGGAAAGAGTATTTCGAGCAGCTAAAAGAAATCGGTCAGAAACTAGTCGTAGAACCGTTTCTAATCGAATATCGTAAGAAAACTCGGGAATTGCATTCAGAGCCGCTACGATTTGCTTACAGCGAGAAGACACCCAATATCGAAGCGAATTCTGGTTCGGATAGTGCCCCCAACCAGAGTCCTTCAACAAAGCCAACACCGAATCAGGAATCAGTTTCGCTATCTGGAGAAGAACGGAAGCGTCTGAAAGACGTGATCCAAATGTCACCCACATCAAACGGCGAACTTCAGGACCACTGGAACCTTCAGGAGAGTGCAGATGTATATTATTATTTGGAGGACCACTTTTCAGAGTGGTATTATCGTGACTCAGATAGCATGATCCGAGCGGCTGACGACGCAGAGGATCAAATATAG
- a CDS encoding CBS domain-containing protein, which yields MPRDLYDCTAAELATRSVEYLQRDTPPSTAAEWLADNGYDAAPVYADDDPIGFIHKDDVTTDDDGDTLEDHLTPLTIGYMISGDTSFTDVLSALIENPVYFLGGHNHVTGILTRADLNTAPARIYLFDRITYLEEHLRELILDKKSDWKTTPVTADELDEIEGRYEDAQAANVALAELHYAQFSTLETIVTSVEACWQACGFSTKGGADSRLHDVTDLRNDDAHANLLVENTDSNEFLSSGRTTENLYDTLETINQVLTNLQEAGYAPETVEAHRTV from the coding sequence ATGCCCCGCGACCTCTACGACTGCACCGCAGCCGAACTCGCCACTCGCTCTGTCGAATACCTCCAACGTGATACGCCACCAAGCACCGCTGCCGAGTGGCTCGCTGACAACGGCTACGACGCCGCCCCGGTCTACGCGGACGACGACCCAATCGGATTTATCCACAAAGACGACGTCACAACCGACGACGACGGCGATACCCTTGAGGACCACCTCACCCCACTGACCATCGGCTACATGATCAGTGGAGACACCTCGTTCACCGACGTCCTGTCCGCACTCATTGAGAACCCAGTCTACTTTCTCGGCGGCCACAACCACGTCACCGGTATCCTCACCCGCGCCGATCTCAACACCGCCCCAGCACGCATCTACCTCTTCGACCGCATCACCTACCTCGAAGAACACCTCCGCGAACTCATCCTCGACAAGAAATCGGACTGGAAAACCACGCCTGTCACCGCAGACGAACTCGACGAGATCGAAGGCCGGTACGAAGACGCACAAGCCGCCAACGTCGCGTTAGCCGAACTCCACTACGCACAATTTTCCACGCTCGAAACCATCGTCACCAGCGTCGAAGCCTGCTGGCAAGCGTGCGGCTTCTCGACGAAAGGCGGTGCAGACTCCCGACTTCACGACGTCACTGACCTGCGCAACGACGACGCCCACGCCAACCTCCTCGTCGAGAACACTGACAGCAACGAGTTCCTCAGCAGCGGCCGCACCACAGAAAACCTGTATGACACTCTCGAAACCATCAACCAAGTCCTCACGAACCTGCAGGAGGCCGGATACGCCCCAGAAACAGTAGAGGCACACCGCACGGTGTAA
- a CDS encoding HNH endonuclease has translation MQHAFRVGQQYRDTGSYRNPEDQFLRWIRGPLDTGIKNTGGIRDLGADRSDTPAALVLVSNDSGISQHDDPWEDTLAVNAGYISYWGDAKTSNPYDKSAQNQKIKAAFDSAAAGRREDVPPVLVFRKPESGVVEFCGLCVPDHFEVHAYQADDGTQVPNYQFHFSILNTNAVPVTWLHDRARQNDDSEAPAVWQQWIQTGEVAQWPTGEPLDSSGRIRRYETSEITVSDAFRADILDRYDHACTLTDIREDELLDLAHILPRSQHPELAEHPENVLVLNSLHHRAFDAALFTIDSDYRIQASPAFDPAHPFLRETILDREGEQLSLPPTVEIRPSFLEELNTGLSWL, from the coding sequence ATGCAACACGCCTTTCGGGTCGGGCAGCAATACCGTGACACTGGCAGTTACCGCAACCCGGAGGATCAGTTCCTGCGATGGATCCGTGGCCCGCTCGACACCGGCATCAAAAACACAGGTGGAATCCGTGATCTCGGTGCGGACCGGTCCGATACCCCTGCTGCGCTCGTGCTCGTCTCCAACGACAGCGGCATCTCTCAGCACGACGACCCGTGGGAGGACACGCTCGCCGTCAACGCCGGCTACATCAGTTACTGGGGCGACGCAAAGACCTCAAACCCCTACGATAAATCCGCGCAGAACCAGAAAATCAAGGCCGCCTTCGACAGCGCTGCAGCCGGTCGGCGCGAGGATGTCCCGCCCGTCCTCGTGTTCCGCAAACCCGAATCAGGCGTCGTGGAGTTCTGTGGGCTCTGCGTTCCCGACCACTTCGAAGTCCACGCATACCAGGCCGATGACGGGACCCAGGTCCCGAATTACCAGTTTCACTTCTCGATCCTCAACACCAACGCCGTCCCCGTCACGTGGCTGCACGACCGCGCCCGGCAGAACGACGACAGCGAGGCACCGGCCGTCTGGCAGCAGTGGATCCAGACCGGAGAGGTGGCCCAGTGGCCGACCGGAGAACCCCTCGATTCGAGTGGCCGGATTCGCCGCTACGAAACATCCGAAATCACCGTAAGCGACGCCTTCCGGGCAGACATACTCGACCGCTACGACCACGCGTGTACCCTGACCGATATTCGAGAAGATGAGCTGCTTGATCTCGCACACATCCTCCCACGAAGTCAACACCCAGAACTCGCCGAACATCCGGAAAACGTTCTCGTATTGAACTCACTGCACCACCGCGCGTTCGACGCCGCGCTGTTCACCATTGACAGCGACTACCGCATCCAAGCAAGTCCCGCATTCGACCCAGCCCACCCGTTCCTCCGCGAAACGATTCTTGACCGGGAAGGCGAACAACTCTCCCTCCCACCCACTGTGGAGATCCGTCCATCCTTCCTCGAAGAACTCAACACTGGCCTCTCGTGGCTATAA
- a CDS encoding DUF7342 family protein — translation MDITDIPDDAYSGDESPPDIDELESPESLLKGGPIRERLLDVVTGLRTPTKVSAIADLADCDTETARDYLEWFDEMGLVHRHDGRPVRYERNDAYFQWRRIDHIREDYSEQEIVEALSDAVDQIEDYRDQFDADDPDDVSLVEASRNMATEDVWEALSEWETLERRAALLDAARRDQPAAGSSSGHIDA, via the coding sequence ATGGACATCACTGACATTCCAGACGACGCGTACTCTGGCGACGAATCACCGCCAGACATCGACGAATTGGAGTCACCCGAATCGCTGCTCAAGGGCGGACCGATCCGCGAGCGACTTCTTGACGTCGTTACTGGGCTTCGGACCCCCACCAAGGTATCCGCTATCGCTGACCTCGCTGACTGCGATACCGAGACGGCTCGAGACTATCTGGAGTGGTTCGACGAGATGGGACTGGTCCACCGCCACGACGGCCGCCCGGTCCGATACGAGCGCAACGACGCGTACTTCCAGTGGCGACGCATCGACCACATCCGCGAGGACTACTCCGAACAAGAGATCGTTGAGGCGCTTTCGGACGCCGTCGACCAGATCGAAGACTACAGAGACCAATTCGACGCAGACGACCCCGATGACGTCTCCCTCGTCGAAGCCAGCCGGAATATGGCAACCGAAGACGTGTGGGAGGCACTCTCCGAGTGGGAAACACTCGAACGCAGAGCGGCCCTCCTCGACGCTGCGCGGCGTGACCAGCCAGCCGCTGGGAGTTCCTCCGGTCACATCGATGCCTGA
- a CDS encoding orc1/cdc6 family replication initiation protein — translation MGAEDSENSPSDLEARGDDSSTDDETTQVDLASSSSDSERDSVPSSTTESDENTSQSIEDMLLEFDEQEGLIRDRSLLDPNYVVEEDRIVGRDEQLQEVTKMLRVALGDNRPPNLFLYGPSGTGKSLITKAVCHNISRICESRDIQFGTIEVNCQDLDTLGVAVYELASQAADEAGVDIDVPKHGVATKEKWDELYRIVNENFDSVVFVLDELDMLVGRRDKQDPAFSRLLYQLSRAGANDELTAYISVVAISNDARMMESVGSRALSSFTPEDVHFDDYDANQLQAILRRRQDAFHDDVLDGDVIPLAAAFAAQTHGDARKAIDLMRVAGELAEREGDDRVREEHVREAQDKVEKNRVLEVVRGISTQKKLCLYATAAVAAQTDDGSARSTTGYRVYQFLTDSIDADQYHQETYVNKMKELTTYSLVDFERRSHGPSSGMFLEFQFGERPETILETLREDSRIDMVSPEEVESVVKAQIRNET, via the coding sequence ATGGGTGCCGAGGACTCCGAGAATTCTCCATCTGATCTCGAGGCGAGGGGGGACGACTCGTCAACAGATGACGAGACGACACAGGTCGATCTCGCGTCGAGTTCCTCAGATTCTGAGCGGGATTCTGTCCCCTCTTCGACTACGGAATCCGACGAAAATACGTCGCAGTCGATCGAGGACATGCTACTCGAATTCGACGAGCAAGAAGGATTGATCCGTGACCGTTCACTCCTCGACCCGAATTACGTAGTTGAAGAGGACCGAATCGTCGGTCGCGACGAACAGCTCCAGGAAGTGACGAAGATGCTGCGCGTGGCGCTCGGCGATAACCGCCCTCCGAATCTCTTTCTCTACGGACCGTCCGGGACGGGAAAGTCGCTTATTACGAAGGCTGTTTGCCACAACATCAGTCGTATCTGCGAGTCACGGGATATTCAGTTCGGGACGATCGAGGTTAATTGCCAAGATCTCGACACACTAGGTGTTGCTGTCTACGAACTAGCGAGTCAAGCCGCGGACGAAGCAGGTGTCGACATCGACGTTCCGAAACATGGTGTCGCGACCAAGGAAAAATGGGACGAACTATATCGCATCGTCAACGAGAATTTCGACTCCGTCGTATTCGTCCTCGACGAACTCGATATGCTGGTGGGTCGCCGTGATAAACAGGATCCGGCATTTTCGCGACTGCTCTACCAACTGTCCCGGGCCGGGGCCAACGACGAACTAACCGCGTACATCTCTGTCGTTGCCATTTCGAACGACGCGAGGATGATGGAATCCGTCGGGAGCCGTGCGTTGAGTTCGTTCACCCCGGAAGACGTTCACTTCGATGACTACGACGCGAATCAACTCCAGGCCATTCTGCGTCGACGGCAGGATGCGTTCCACGACGATGTCTTGGATGGCGACGTGATTCCACTTGCCGCCGCGTTCGCCGCACAAACACACGGTGATGCGAGAAAGGCGATCGACTTGATGCGCGTCGCCGGCGAACTTGCCGAACGAGAAGGTGACGACCGCGTTCGCGAGGAACACGTGCGGGAAGCCCAGGACAAAGTCGAGAAAAACCGTGTTCTGGAAGTCGTCCGCGGCATCAGCACGCAGAAAAAACTCTGTCTATACGCGACGGCAGCCGTCGCTGCACAGACCGACGACGGGTCGGCTCGCAGTACGACCGGCTACCGTGTCTATCAGTTCCTCACTGACTCGATCGACGCCGATCAGTACCACCAGGAGACCTACGTCAACAAAATGAAGGAGTTGACGACGTACTCCCTCGTCGACTTCGAGCGCCGGAGTCACGGTCCCAGCTCCGGAATGTTCCTCGAATTCCAGTTCGGCGAACGCCCCGAGACGATTCTCGAGACGCTTCGCGAAGACTCTCGGATCGATATGGTCTCGCCCGAGGAAGTCGAATCGGTCGTGAAAGCGCAGATTCGAAACGAAACCTGA
- a CDS encoding metallophosphoesterase family protein: MTDAPRTIGLIADVHVNLPALEAVLTDMPDTDALVHAGDVAGYGPWPNECVAMLRDRDTISVRGNYDQTVIDGEAYESSDRYAQNNLTDDNMAWLRGCPDKQSLFDDRVVVVHGHPDERFRYTEAEKFSSGLLGHEDVLVLGHTHQQATAEFDEGIVVNPGSVGDPRDGDERAAYAILDLSTWSVDLRRVAYDIDRVVAAVEESSISAYHTNRFRNEG, translated from the coding sequence GTGACCGACGCTCCGCGTACGATCGGTCTGATAGCTGACGTGCATGTGAACCTTCCGGCTCTGGAAGCGGTCCTGACGGACATGCCTGACACCGATGCCCTCGTCCACGCTGGCGATGTGGCCGGATACGGACCGTGGCCGAACGAGTGTGTGGCCATGCTTCGGGACCGTGATACCATCAGCGTCCGCGGTAATTACGATCAGACGGTTATCGACGGGGAGGCGTACGAATCGAGTGACCGATACGCCCAGAACAATCTCACCGACGACAACATGGCGTGGCTCAGAGGGTGTCCGGACAAACAGTCACTCTTCGACGACCGAGTCGTGGTGGTTCACGGACATCCAGACGAGCGATTTCGATATACGGAGGCGGAGAAGTTCTCATCTGGGCTTCTCGGTCATGAAGACGTCCTCGTTCTCGGACACACTCACCAGCAGGCCACGGCCGAATTCGATGAGGGGATCGTCGTCAATCCAGGGAGCGTGGGTGACCCCCGAGATGGCGACGAACGGGCGGCGTACGCCATCCTCGACCTTTCGACTTGGTCGGTGGATCTGCGACGCGTCGCCTACGATATCGACCGCGTCGTGGCGGCGGTCGAGGAGAGTAGCATCTCGGCCTATCACACGAACCGATTCCGTAATGAAGGGTGA